The nucleotide window TATCCTTCTGGTGTCAACCCCAGATTGATCTGACTCCACCAGGTCAAGCTGACATCTAATAGGAAATTGTACCATTGAGTGtcaagggaaaggagaaagacaagaaaaaaggcGAAGTAGCTCAATGGGCAGTGTCTAGAACTCTGAATCAAACATGAATAGCATGAACCTTCTAAGACAGCCTATTAAAAAAATGCAGATCCTGTTTTAGGAGTAGGGTTGGGCTCAGAAACCTTCCTTTGTTGACATGGTGATCCAGTGGACACTGGCCAAGCACATTCAAACTAGAAAGCCATGAACATTGATTAAACCAGTTGCTCTTCTTAGGAAGATGTGTAGGCAGCTGCACAATATTTTCGGGGTATGTTGTTAACTGTGTGGCTCCAGTGTAGGGGGAAGTTTGTCAAAATTTTATATGACAGTAATAAAGTACAGAATTTCCCTTGAGTATTAGCAGAATTTTCCATAaatattcaatgaaaacaaacagcTCAATTTACTTATTGctgcatttatttacatttgaaaTTTACATAGTGGTCTGTAACTCctgaaacagtaaaatatttttatttgtttaatgtaactatcattttaaagaaagtaaagagCCAaagggtgttttatttttttaaagactgattttTTAAATTGCCAAATAAAGACAATTTCCTTTGTATTGTGCCTCTTTTGTTCAGTTAAACTTATAGAAACTTAAGTCTCCCATTTTATCCGTTAGCTTTCTAACTTATGGAGTTATATGAACTGACTGCCTAATAACATACAATGATCTAGTCaagaaaaatatatgatataattaaaaaaaccctCTCTGTATGAAACCCAGGattatgtataataaatatgGGGGGATTTGGAGTGAGAAATTGGAGGTAGATATGATCATATGGCATTGTATTCTAGTATAAAATTCttgaaaataatgacaaaaataaataaataaataaaaatatgtaaaatcattaaaatatagCTATATAGATATACACCAATAAACTGTAACAAAACAATGTAAGATAATCCTCCCTCCAAAAAGAGGCCTTTCAAGACATCATAAACAAAGAACAGGTAGGCATCTCTCCTGGTGGGTAGAAACAGGGGAAGTTAAGAGAATGCTCAAAGTATGGCCTTGCCCTTACTGTCTTTTTTTCATGATTACGTTCCATTTTCCAGTGATTTTTTCCATGACATGTGGTGTGAAGTTCTATAAGCACTAAAGTCAAAGAAATAACTTTggaaaaaagaagtcagaaaaactggtagatttcctgtttgtttgtttgtttgtttgttttattttgttttgtttttcatgtgtttataagTACACTTAAAGAGTTCAACCTAGATGGCCCTGTCTGCTGTGGCATATATCCCACTAAGTTACCTGGAAAGAAAcagcattgcttttttttttctttcatttttctttgttaagaaattttctactcactctacataccacccacagatcacacctcctccctcctcccatctcccatccctccctcccaagccaccccacatccccacaccccccaaatcaaggcctcccatggggagtctgcagagcccggcacactgagccttggcaggttcaagccccttcccactgtaccaaggttGCGCAAGGTTCCATagcacaggcaccagattccccaAAGCGtgtccatgcaccagggatggatcccgatccatCTGCCTGGGTACTCCCcagacagtttgagccaaacaaccgtcttccatatctagagggcctagtccagtcccgtgggggcttcacagccactagtctatgGTTCATGGGTTTCCaatagtgtggccggtcatctctgcacttctttccatcatgatctcgacattccccgcctgcagaatctctcctttctctcattgattggattaaaaaaaaactcagcctggccttggatctcttcatctgccaccatcagtcactggacaaaggttctatgatgatagttagggtactCGCTAGATCGgccaccagagtagaccagtctaggcaccctctggaccactgccagcagtccaaggtggtgtgatccctgtggattcctgagagcctccccagcactctgcctcttcAATTGCTTTTTAATAACTACTGAAATAGTAAAGCCACATGGAAGAACACATATACCAGTGTAatgttttcattctattttatttagcatAACATGAAAACTTAATAAGTTTCTTCAACATTTTCAGGTTAgaaatattttaaggattttattagATATGTGGCCTTATCATTGTCAAAATACTCGAAGGATTGATTTAATCGGAGTATAAAAGAAATGTGATAATTACAATTGCAAAAGTCTTTGaacattttcaaaaaacaaaaatatatcaaaCTGGAAACATCCATGGCTGTTTTATAGTGAATGAACAAGAGACTCCAGAGAGCTAAATATGCTTCCCTAATCTTTTTTTCAGTGAATCTGTGACTTGCTTGTTTCTCAGGCTGTAGATAATTGGATTTAGCACAGGAATTATGACCGTGTAAAACAGAGAGTCCATCATACCTTGATCATCTGTTTGTTGAGATGCAGGCAGCACATACATGAAAAGAAGAGGGCCATAGTATAATGATACAGATAAGAGATGGGCACCACACGTGGAGAAAgccttccttatgccttggatagacttcctttttaaaattgtaaacagAACTAGTGTATATGAAACCAGGACAGTCATAATGGTGAATACCTGTATTGAACCAGACAAAATAAATACTAATAGGAGATTAAGAGTAGGATCAGTACAGGAAATATTATACAATGGTATAATATCACAATAAAAGTGATGGATTATATTAGAATTACAGAAGGTTAATCTGAGCAAAAACAATACATGAAACAAGGAATGAAGAAAGCCACCTACAAATACTGAAACTAGTAGTCGGATGCATAGTCTATTGGTCATAATAACTGGATAAAGTAACGGTTTGCATATGGCTACATAGCGATCATAGGCCATTGTACCCAAAAGAAAGCATTCTGTGGTTCCACCAAAGGCAAAGGCAAAAAACTGTATCATGCATTCAGAAAGTGATATCATCTTATTCTTGGATAACAAGTCAACCAACATATTAGGAGTCACTGTGGATGATATCCAAGCATCTACAAAAGCCAAACTCCCAAGGAAAAAGTACATAGGGATATGGAGGTGGGGATCACTCCAGATAAGAGCAATCAAACCTAGGTTCCCCACAACAGTGATGAGATATATCACCAAGAATAGCAGGAACAGGGGCACCTGCATCCCTGGGTGATCTGTGAGTCCTGTGAGGACAAAATCAGTCAGCAATGTTGCATTCTCCTTTTCCATGTGTTGTTCATTGGACATTGCCTGAAATGAAATAAAACGAACAAAATGgaatattcattaatattttaaggTCATTATGGGAACAGTATTTGGTATGAAATCTTTACCAGAagtcttttaatttttcagatcTTCTGGATATAGggttgtaggtggttgtgagccaccatatgggatctaggaactgaacctgggacctctcTGCAAGTGCAATAAGTGCTTCTAATTGCCAAACCATCTGTCTATGCCCAGttcctccattttctcttttagtaCCAACTCCCATTCAATAAACTCATTTCCTATATTAAACCAAAGGCCTACATGTCcaaaaggggagagaagagagagacaaggaAAGCATATTAAGCTAAACTAAAGGCACAGGAGTGAACCAGAAGACAGTATTGTGGACACtagggaaagaaataaaataaaggtagCACAGGAACACAGTGCAAAAACCAACACTATAGGGAGGttgagaaagggaggagaaatggctgagagggGAATTGCAGAGATTGTTAGTCGCTTCAACAAGAGTAGTTTCCTTTATTGAATGGCATTAAAATCATGAAGTAGCAAGATGTTAATGGGAATGGCATGCCATGGGAATGAATAACATAAATGATACAGCACCCTTCATCAAGGACAGAGGACAGCTGACATTTGTCTATGTTTCAGAGATCCATCTAACTTGCTTcttctgtaaaatattttaagcagttctcaaaagaaagagTAGGCAATtgagaagaaatggaaataatcagagaagaaaagagagcagagataaaaaattaaactcatatggaagaaaagaaaataaaaggtcaTAAAAATAGGCAAAAGTAACAGTCATAAGTTGATAAGTATAATAAAGGTAAGCCAAGGAGACAAGAGGGAGCATGTGAAATGTCCAAAGCAAAATCATGGGGAAATCCCAGAGGTTGGAGGGAATATTTTTCCTAACACCAGTGTTCATTAATAGCTGTATTATCAGAAACACTTCACTTTATTTAAGAATTCAAGTTTATTCTATTATAGAATCTATATGTGATTGAGGAGATTTcagctttaaatttgtatttttacaaGTATAGTGACAGTGTCTGAAGGTTCATTCCACATAAAAGTGATACTTTATCTAATTTTTAGTAAATAACAGAAGCCAAATATTGATCAGATACAGACTATATAAAGAACCAATGCCATTAATAGTATAGATAaagtaagattttattttgaatgagTTTGCCTACATTTTACCCCAAATCACAAAATCATTGAAAATCCGCAAATAAAGTGTATGTATCTTtcaaataacatatatatatatatatatatatatatatatatatatatatatgtatacacacaaatatacacacatacatttagaTATATTCTCCTACAAATATATAGtcaatattattataaataaagtacccaattacatttatatgtatttatgcaaaACTGTACCAGTGTtcatcatatatcatatatgtgtatacatacatatatagttataatggtaaatattaatttatacatattttataccTATATCACATATAGATAAGTTATTCAATGAAATTATTGTCACATGGGGAGGCATAAaggaattattatttaatttgtaaaaccttcacttttaattataaatgtaatttccTTGGATGGGTCTTTATATCAGAATTGTCTAATTATTTCTTATCCAAGAATAATGTCATCAATCTGAGAACTGATTTTGAAGCACTCATATTTTATCTCAATACAACTTACAAAGTCCTTATAAGTAGGGTAGAATGACAATAACTCTTTTCATAGGAAATAGTTAAATTTATAGCTGTGCTCCTTGCTCTGATTTtagtcatgaaaataaaatatgaagatttttcaatctttactttttaaaaataccccCTGGCTATTTCTGCATTTTGTACACAAATTCTGAAATTACTATAAGTTCATAGACTTTAAACATTGCCAATTTTAAATCTTCTTTACAAAGATTAAtattaggaaatatttaaaatgttaccAATATCTTCTAAGGAATTGTAGAGATCCTTCAAAAGCAGAAATAACACATGACAGCACCGTTCTGATGACCATGGAGTTCACAGATAAACTTGGGTGGCTTCACTTACAAAGCTAAGGGACATGCTGTTTATATAATTGTTCCTTGAACACAGTGTCAACCAATTGCACACTTGTGCATTTTTTCCTAGGGAAGAGGAGGTGCAGAACTGAAATTCCCCTCTCAATGCCTTAGGATTCCCTGTGGGATAAAGTGAAGATCATCAACTGGGCAATGCTGTTGGAAGTGTGTGCAAAATTCAGATCTTCCCAAAGGATTGAGAAACATCAAATCACTCTGAGCAAGTCTAGCTTCATAAGTTAAAATTACACttaatttcattatatttcaTCATAAGTGACATGCATTGTGGCTTTATGTCAACTTTGGTTTATATATGAAATTGAATGCAGGGAGTGCTTTGATGTCATGATGTCTGTACTAATCAAAACATAATTGTAATAAATTGGCTGTCTACTTTTCCTACAAGAGAAAATCCAAAAATAATATTGTCTTGATAATGCAAATAACACCTTATGCTTGAACATTTCTAAACTCTCTTAGTTTAGTCATAAATTTGATAAAAATTATACTAAGAAGGTACAAGTCATGGGGAAGagtagagaaaaaacaaaaacagatgttaTAGGATAGAGGCCAATAGCTATCCTGCCCAAACAACAATGTCCATGAATTTTAATTTGAGGAGCAACCAATCACTTCTTAGTGATTCCACCCAATatcctgagaaaatttatttcaataaattaGCCTTTTAGTAGACaatgtctatttaaaatataacaatgtGTGAGTGTTGGTGtctaaatgtgtgtgcacacatatatttatatacatacaaatgtttTTTTGTAATAGAGGATATCtcatgacaacaatatcctttaTTGCTTTAACTGATCATATAGTCAGAACCTGTATTCTGCAGTGGTAGGTAGGTTTCCATATGCCTTTTTcagaaagtaatttattttattcatcccTGTTTATGCTCCATCCTCTGCCCTACTTTCCCCTCTACCCCGATTTAACTCTTCCTGTTTCAGAATATGAAAAAACCTTACAATCTCCTGGATCTATATAATTTGTATTGTGAAAATGCCCATCCTACCAAAAGGAATATCCATAGTCAACACAGTTCCCATGAAACTGCAATGCATCAACATCAAAACtgcaatgcaattcttcacagaaattgaaaaataatcttGAATTTCATACAGAATTACAAAATACCCAGgctatcacaaaaaaaaaatgaaaaagaaagaaagatttaaaaaaacctgcaggaggtatcaccatccaAGTTTTCAAGTTATACACAAAGCTACAATAAGAAATCattatatttgcatataaaaCAGACCCATTGATCAATGGACTAGAATTTAGGACTCTCACATAAACTCACATTTCAAAAGTCATCTGAAATTTTACAAAGCAACTAAAAATcctcattggagaaaagacagaatcAGCAAATGTGGCTGGTCAAACCAAACTTGATAGCTAtgtgtagaaaaatgaaattagattcTTATCTCTCACTCCACATAAAACTCACCCTCAAATGGATCAAGGAATTCAgcagaagatctgacaccctgaATATGATAGTGGAGCAAGTAAGGGATACACTTGATCTCATTGGTATAGGAAGGGTTTCTCAAGAGAACTCTGATAGAGCAAGCATTCAAaccagcaattaataaatgagaccttaagaaattaaaaagcttctgtatagcCAAGGACATCATCACTTTATCACTAGTGAAGGGGCAGCCTACAAATGGGAAAAAGTCTTTACCAGCTGTACATCTGACAAAAGGCCATTATCtagatatacaaagaactaaCCAAATCtaatcatcaagaaaatgaacaagACAAAAATGGGGCATGAATCTAAACAGAGAGCTCTCAATCAGATGAGAATGCAATCAGATGAGAAACACTTCAAAATATTTAACATCTTCAACCAacaaggaaatacaaatgaaaacaactttgagacttcatcttcTCACAGTAAGAAAGGCTAAGGtccctagcaaataacctagctgtcatcatagagcctttgtccagtgacagatggaggcagatacagagatccacagccaggcaccaggctgagttctgggaatccaattgatgagagaaaggagagatactACAGGCGAGGGACATTGAggtcatgatgggaggatgtgcaaaGATGatggaccacactagtggaaacccatgaactgtggactggtggctgtggagcccccatgggagtgggctaggccctctggacacggaaggcggttgtttggctcaaactgtttgtggagcacccaggcagggggatagggatctgtccctggtgcatggacaggcttctgggaatccagtgcctgtggtgcgACTCCTTGTACAGCTtaggtgcagtgggaagggccttggacctgcctaggctcagtgagcagggctctgctgactccccatgggagacctcgattttgggggatgtggggatgcggggtggcttgggaaagaggcctgggggagggaagaaggaggggggtctgtggatagcatgaggagtgagtagaaattttcttaataaagaaaaataaaataaaataaaataaataaaatcaactatCACATTATATTACTATGATGTAGTAAAACTAACACCTAAGGTGACAGAAAATAGTAAAACTGATGTTATGTAACTGAAACTATTTCTTCAGATACAAAAATCTTTAAACTTTAAATGACATCTTGTTCACATTagtcaggaaaagaaaatacGTATTCAACATGTGAACAAAAGATGTGATTAGCCTTAGAAAAGGAAACATAGGAAATTAAGTGCTCTAAAGGCAAGAGTTGGAAACAGTGATGACTGgaaatggtgctgtggatatcgctctgtataaataaaacactgattggctgtagccagacaggaagtataggcaggactaacagagagaagaattgagggaacaggaaggcagagggggagactaCCTGGAGCCACTGCCAacacaaggaagatgtaaggtaccagtaagccacgagccacatggcaaggtctagattaatagaaatgggctgaatataagagtaagagctagacaatgataggcctgagctaatggccaaacagtttaaataatataagcgtctgtatgtttataagtgggctaagggactgccgggacatggcaggacccagagagaaaactccagctacaaaattGTAAGTAGGAAATGCCTCTTGAACTAACGTGatgatatgtgtgtgcacagaagcTCACTTTTGCACAGATGCTGCACACATGCAACGCACACAGTAATCCCCAGAGCTCACTAgcagttgtgtgtatgtatacacttgTGTTTGCTGCACATGCACCCAATAAAAATCAATGGCATGATGAAAGGACATGAAAAATGACAATGTGAATAAATCACAGAAATATCAAATACAAGTTCAAAAGAATATatacttagttttgttttttttttttttttttttttttttttttggtttttcgagacagggtttctctgtgtagctttgcgcctttcctgggactcacttggtagcccaggttggcctcgaactcacagagatccgcctggctctgcctcccgagtgctgggattaaaggcgtgcgccaccactgcccggcctatatacttagtttttaattacatataaaaatatttatggattAAAGGATTTCCTGGAAAGGTATAAACCAATGAAACCAACTCCATAAGGTaccagaagcctaaaagcttaaaggcTACATTATAAGTTGAGAATTTGCTCAGGTTATACTAAAGAAGTATTGGAAATGATACTGGTAgccatttgcagatgacatagCATCTTCTAGAAGGTACTGCTGCTGTGTGGGGGAAGCTGGAGCAGTGTGGTGCAATCCCCTTTCTGCTGTAGTACAGAGGGTAAAgactgtgggtatgtgtgcacatatgccatCTTGTGCATGATTATCCATTCTGTAGCCACAGGAGAAATGACTCACTCCAAGATGCTGAGGGTTGCTACTCAGGCAAGTGGGTTGGAAAGAAGTTAGactattatatttttgtttgtcttttatgaTTTCTCTGAATAATTTTTAACCATGCTCttgtcattttaaaatggaaaaatagacaaaacatttttatagaaaaaaaaagataggctaagatcaaaaccacacaAGATGACAAATGTGAGTATGGATGTGGGGAAGGGGACACTTATTCACTACTGGTGAGTGTGCAAATCAGTGTATCCACATGGAAGTTAGTGTGAAGGCTCTCTAAAAAGCTTTAAAGTCAGTATGCAACATGATCTAGCTAGACTCTTCTTGaacatacccaaaggactctacatcccaCTATAAGGATACCTGATCACCCATAGGCATTGTGGAACTCTTCCTACAACAGTAGCAAGAATATTACTGAATAATAAAATTCAGTGAAAGGaattaattattttcataacTTTCTTGGTGCTTCTGATGTCCACTAAACTTTTAGAACCACTGTCTGAAAGggtcagaggaaggaaagatcTCTCAAGGGGCACTTAagacacatgaacatatatatgcTCAATATTTTCTCACAGCCAGATCTCAGATTGAAGAATACTTTCACAGTCAAAACTTTGAATTTCTCCTAAGTACTAGCCTAAGATAATTTAtcagaaatttctttaaaatattttataaaatattgtaaaagtatgtatatatattatgtatactaTTCATATAATACAAACATTATGTATATGGATATTAATGAGAGATATGGATTCTTTTAAATCACCAAGTGAGGAAATAATGTATCCTTATAATATAGTGTATGTCAACtattattaatatattcatatggtagttttaaaacataaattattttttatacaaACTGATGAGCAGTGTGGTATGATACCCTCTTTTACGTGATAATTTGTCCTTTACTACATCCTTTACATTTGAATTAATATCCATTATATAATGTGTAATGGGGAATAAAACTGCATTATGGAAGAGGAAGTAGACTCAAATTTCATACCTTATCAGTCTACtctttattaatattaatgacaGGATAAAGcaatagataatttaaaataaatcaacataAGAGAATATAACAGCAACAAATTATGCAATAACATGGGGTGTCTAGGAAGAAAGGGTAACAAACATTGTACCGATTAACTTTCATTGTTTCTGGAGCTTCTGGTGTGTCCCCTCAGGGGAACTTCTGAGGACACAATGACCTTCAAGCATACTGAGATGTGGATCTCTGGAATTATACAATATAGTAATATCTGCTTTAAATACTTACATGTTGTGATCAGTTTGACCCTTGCAATTGCTTCTCTATCATATTTCGTCACAGTCTATCAATAATCCAAGCTAATGAAACTGTCAGTTTAATTGTATGATATCTATGTCTACCAAGAAAAAACAGTGGCAACAACAATTTGAGTTTGTATGCACCAACAATTCTAAGCAAAGTAATATATTTGGGCTCATTTGTTTGttcatgtagtgtgtgtgtgtgtgtgtgtgtgtgtgtgtgtgtgtgtgtgtgtgtgtgtgtgtgtatgccacagagcatctgtggaggccagacaacAACCTATGAGAgtcaattttctctttcttccatgtgAATTCTGGGGTAATTTAATCCAAGTCCCACGTCTTAAAGCTTGGCATCAAGGTTTACAAGCAGAGTCATTTCACCAAATGTGGGCTgagttttcattaaaaagaatgaGTGACATAATCATTGCATTTTGTGTATTTGTTATACCAATTCACTTCATCTTTACAAACATTTATGTAAGCTGTTACATATGTAAGCTACTGTGATGGAAACAACAAAAGTCACAGAGCAGTAGGAATTTAGATTGCAATCTATAAGCCAAAGCTACGTGTCATATAAGGTCAAGTTTGGCCAAGAAGCGTTAAGTTATTAAATTCTTCTAATGAGTGAAATTTCCTGTCCTAGTTGAGGTTATATGAAAGCCTCATAGGAAAGCAGTCATATGGTCACAGTTTTGTCAGactttgggaaaaaaagaaactgtttcaATAGTAAACTAAGATGGAGAAATAATGGCAGGGGTGGAATAATTTAGGGCAGGGGTTCTCTGTGGAGATGACTTTGTAGAAGACTTTTAAGTGAACGCAAGTACATTAGACAGTAAGGTAGATCCAGAAGTCTCTCAGTGATGCATGttggacataattttttttatttgaagaattgtgaaagaagaaagagacttAAGAGTTAGAGAAGGTTTCACTGGAAAGGACCTCAAATCATGCAGGTGTGAGAAATGCAtggtaaagaaaaaatataaacatgcCCACATCAGCAGATAGAATAGATCTATACAAGctatatgcaaaattaaatactATTAGCTATTAATAAGGTATGTGCATACAGTCTTGtagttatgaaaataatttaaaatattaaaaggggTTTGATTTCATCAGTTTTGGTCATGAGTAATTGCCCAGCAGCATCATTTGTGAAAGAAGAGAG belongs to Peromyscus maniculatus bairdii isolate BWxNUB_F1_BW_parent chromosome 12, HU_Pman_BW_mat_3.1, whole genome shotgun sequence and includes:
- the LOC102908155 gene encoding olfactory receptor 5H18 translates to MSNEQHMEKENATLLTDFVLTGLTDHPGMQVPLFLLFLVIYLITVVGNLGLIALIWSDPHLHIPMYFFLGSLAFVDAWISSTVTPNMLVDLLSKNKMISLSECMIQFFAFAFGGTTECFLLGTMAYDRYVAICKPLLYPVIMTNRLCIRLLVSVFVGGFLHSLFHVLFLLRLTFCNSNIIHHFYCDIIPLYNISCTDPTLNLLLVFILSGSIQVFTIMTVLVSYTLVLFTILKRKSIQGIRKAFSTCGAHLLSVSLYYGPLLFMYVLPASQQTDDQGMMDSLFYTVIIPVLNPIIYSLRNKQVTDSLKKRLGKHI